The Cryptomeria japonica chromosome 2, Sugi_1.0, whole genome shotgun sequence region aacataagccttcatcatatccaactttAGAATCATAGCCAGAATAGACAAGTGAGAGATAGAATGCAGAATATCATGGGCCACAATAGCCCCTTCTGTCGTTtccctaccagggacaaaacccccCTACTCCCCCGAAACAATCTTTGGGATGAGCTTAGCAAGCCATAAAGAAATAGCTTTATTGATAATTTTTTATaaggtattacataaagcaattggACAGAAATCCACAAAAGATTTAGGATTCTCTAATTTCGGAATGATAGCAATCAGAGTTGTGTTGAGCTCCTTCAAAATATACCTATTGCACCGAGCCTCTTCTAAAACAAGTCGAAGGTCCTCCCCAAGAAAagaccaacatttttgaaaaaagagagcAGTAAAACCATCAGGACTAGGAGCCTTATCAGGTGCCATTGAAAAAACAACCTCCTTTACTTCTTGAATAGAGAAAGGTGCTATTAACATTACATTATCCTCATCACAAATAAGCCTAGGAATAACAGAAGCAAAGTTATCATTAAAGACAGATGTCTCCTCAGATAGTAAGGACTTAAAAAACCGGACAACCTCAGCAACAATCTCTTTCTCATCTGTATTAACAACTCCATCAGGATTTTGAATACAAGAGATCCTATTACGTTGTCTTTTTAACTTAGCTAAAGAATTTAACATTTTATGTCTCTGAAAAGTAGCAGAATCCATACCACAGTTCATAACCATAGTATTAAGAACTTCGAGTTCTTCCTGAATCTTATGCTTTtcagaaaaaatatttttaaaatgcaacACATTCCATTTCTTAATCTCTTGTTTCAGAAAAGAGAGTTTCTTGACAAACCGAAACATTCTAGTTCCATAAACAAAGGCAGCCGAGGACCACCAAGATTGCAAAAACATGAGGAAAGATGGATCTCAAAACCACATTGGTTCGAATTTAAAAGAAGAACGACCAGGAGCTCTATCATCCAAAATAGACAACACAatcggaaaatgatcagaaccagcATAAGGCAAAACCGAAGCCACAACATCCATATCAGACGAAATCCAAGCGGCAGAAACTAAAAAATGATCAAGTCTTTCAGCAATCTGCGACAAATcttttctcctattagtccaagtaaacAGACCATTCAAGGTTTTACAATCCACCAAATCATTATTATGAATAAAAGCAGAAAAATCCCCCAAGATACGCTTATTGGGCAAAATACCCCCAATTTTCTCATCATCAGAAGAAATGGCATTAAAATCCCCTCCAAAAACCACAGTCTTCCCATGCAGGGAAGACTAGGTAACAGATAAATAATCCCAAAGAGTTTTCTTACCCCCAATTGGCATTGGTCCATACACATTGAACAACCAGAATTTAACATTTGAAATACAACTCTTTACCAAAGCCCACATCCATAAGGGAGTAGAAACAACCAATTTAAACTCAGTAGACACATCATTCCAAAGAAAAGCCAAGCCCCCAGACGCCTCCACAGAAGGAGAGACACAAAAGTTCCACAACTTCCATTTCGAAAACAAAAAATCAGCACCCTGACAACTTAACTTAGTCTCTTGCAATAGtaacacatcacacttcattaaatccAACTGTGATTTAATGAGGcgccttttgttaggggcatttaagcccctaacattccaagacatGATTTTCATTTCTCTCGAGGGGAGACAATTTCTCCCCTCTTCTCAATTGCAAAATCAGAGCTCTCCAACTCAGCCTTCAAGCTACGCTTGGAGGCAACAAACCGAGTAAACGAAggactaaatttaaaaatcataattttaaaaataaacttaTCATTACTCACAACATAAGCCCCCTCTTTTGCTTTAGCTCAATCCTAACTCCAACTTGGCAataaataagaccaaggtaaggcggatttGACACTAGGCTGGGTTGTGGGGATACCTTTAGAGGTAAGAGCCTCCTTCTTCACTTCAGCGCCTTCCTAACCCTAACTTGGCAATAAGTAATACCAAGGTAAACAAATTGGACACTAGGTTGGGTTGTGGGGATATCTTTAGAGGTAAAAACAGAATAAataaattatgaattgttaataaaataatgcacaaagtaaaatTTACTCATTTTATGAATACAATTCATACTAGATTATTTAAAAGAGTATTACAAAAACATCATTTATTAATACAATTCACACAAATATGAAATATTGTTGATATGAATTaagttttatttaagaatttattaaatttaatctcCACCCtaaaattaaaaatcataattttaaaaataaatgtatCATTACTCACAGCATAAGCCCCCTTATTTGTTTTAGCTCATCCTGACCCCAAGTTGGCAATaactaagaccaaggtaagacggattgcgccttcttgaccccaacttgacaataagtaagaccaaggcaaGGTGAATTGGACACTAGGCTGGGTCATGGGGATACCTCTTGAggtaaaaacaaaataaataaattattaattgttaataaaataatgcacaaagtaaaatTTACTCATTTTATGAATGCAATTCACATCAGATTATTTAAAAGAGTATTACAAAAATATCACTAATACAAATCACACAATTATTTTAAAAAGTATTGACTTGTAACATATTAATACTATTCCATATTTGATAACTAacaacaaattataaaatatgacAACATACTAATCATATTTAAGTTGCATATTTAAAACTATGTAAATAATTTttgttataaataaaataaaaggtgTGTTGTgttgtgtcattttgtggttgtgtTAGGTCAATTAAGGGAGACCAAACAAGCTTCCACCTTCATGGCCAAGTataatgtttaataaaaaaattatttaaagggGTTAAAAACCCTTCTAACAACTGAAGAGAATAGTCAGTGGCTATGGTCAATCCTTGAAGTTGTATTTTTTGGTAGATTAAAAAATGGTCAATAGGCCAATGCCATTCTTTAAGGTTTAAGtctcattttatttgcatttttttatagtttaagttttatttaataatttattatatttaatctCAACCCtaaaattaaaaatcataattttgaaaataaatatatcattactcacaacataagcccccttctttgTTTTAGCTCCTTCTTGACTCCAACTTGGCAATaactaagaccaaggtaaggcagattgGACACTGGGATGGGTTGTGGGGATACATCTAGAGGTAAGAGCCCCATTCTTCACTTCAAtgccttcctgaccccaacttggcaataagtaagaccaaggtaaggcggattggACACTGAGTTGGGTTGTGGGAATACCTCTAgaggtaaaaaataaaaataaaaacaaattattaattatttataaaataaCGCATAAAGTAAAATTTACTCATTTTATGAATGCAATTCACACTAGATTATTTAAAAGAGTATTACAAAAATATCATTTAGTAATATAATTCacacaattatttaaaaaaatattaattgtaacATATTAACACTTCCATATTTGATAACTAACAACAAATCATAAAATATGACAACATATTAATCATATTTAAGTTGCATATTTTAAAACTgtgtaaataatttttattataaataaaataaaatgtgtgtTGTgttgtgtcattttgtggttgtgtTGTGTCAGTTTGTAGTTGTgttgtgtcattttgtggttgtgtTGTGTCAGTTTGTAGTTGTGTTAGGTCAATTAGGGGATACCAAACAAGCTTCCACATTCATGGCCATGGTCAATCTGTAAGGTATTTTTTATAGATTAAAGAAAGGTCAATAGACCAATGCCATTTTTTAAGGTTTATGTCtcgttttttttgcattttttatagtAAGTTTTATTtatgaatttattaaatttaatctcAATCCTAAAATTAAAATctataattttgaaaataaatttatcattactcacaacataagcccccttctttgATTTAGCTCAATCCTGACCCCAACTttgcaataagtaagaccaaggtgtagtacccctactcgtttgaactcattagactcatattttattattgcttATTTTCAGAGGATACATTACTATGATTTGTTATTCaggcttatatgacattatttcatgcttcatCTAGATAGGAGATGTTTAacttatttacagtatttcagtacttgtgatttatggcattttatgaattattgctatgtactgacactttactttaactatgcaatgtggaattatatgttgtgtgtctgcgagtgtattggatgcaaggggacgattttccttcactcatttcggtgagataggaaACGTCGCGATTCTCCctcatcggtgtgcatgtcatgttttctatattgtatatatgcatgcgtggttcggtgatgcaggatattgcaggtacaagtaccgggtaggtacggggtatcgtctccacctggcttcacaggtctgagtgtgccttatattttccgatggaagtggaggagatagtagttgaccctattttgttcagttacactcgggtgagtgtcgtcagttagtcgttCTGTCAGTCGTTGACCTTCgcattttgttgtttgatcttttatgcgTAATTGATTGATGTTTTCTCAGTTTGTATGtttaagtgattttaattattgcatgttattgaTAATTGTTACGTTTATTTCATCCATATGAGTGATAAGTAGtttgatatttggaagaaaaagagTTAAGTGATCTAGCGACTTAACGTTGTTTAcaaaggatgagttaatatcttTGTATAAGTAGATGTGATTTCATTAATGATTGTTGTGTTTACAAATATATGAATTTCATATGCATGATAGTTCGATAATTGCGACTTGATCATttgagtatatataaatatattatatacacAGGGGCGACTATCAATTATATGTAGTTATTTGAAATAATGCTTAAGTGAATGAATTATCATTAAATAATATCATCAATTCGAACTATTATGTTTGTGAATATGCATGTATATAAATTAGAAttgtatatatatcatatttaatatACTTTTCGAACATGTAATATATATAAATCGATAGTTTGAAAAAgccattaattataaatattggaaaccaaaatatatgtattaaaaatataatttgctAAAGAGGGATTAatgtttgaatattttaatgaaagtcattaattaattattaaaaatataataatgaaattaaaataaaaacaaataaaacaaattttaaaaaaaggtGGTGGCGGGTTTAGTTGTAAGAAAGTTTTTAAAACTAATATCTAGGGtggccgatagtaatatcgaccacccccttaataaagggaggggtcggtattactaccgaccaccctcctccctttttGTTATGTGTGCCCCTCCTCCCATTTAAATTAAAACTTCTCCACGTTGTTACATTCACCGCCTAAGTAGAAAGTGACACCGATTTATATGCAACCATATCCATTAAGGTATGTAGTGGTGGGATTAATGTAAGGTAGGAATTAATGTTAGTATTAGTTTGGAAAGTGACATGGTTTACCAGCCCACATAAACCCACTGACCACCCCTCTCGCTGTTCATTATACTAAACTGCCACTCCTCCTTCGCGATGGAACCTACTCCATGATGAACAGACGTCGACCGCTCTTCCCTCTTGGATAACCAACTTCATGGTGGTCTTTGACCATTTCTTCCAAGGCTTAGCCCACGTGCTAAATGCATGTATCGCTAGTTAAGTATAGGTTAATAACGAGGAGATCATGAGTAGTCCTGGCAGCGTAAGCTTTATACTCGCCACGACAACTACCTCACTCCGCAAAGGAAGACATAGACTGTTACATAGTCCATAACCTTTGGTTGATAACAACAGAAGGAAATGGATGAGAGGGCACGTGTGTCGTGGTAATAGGAAAACCATCGATAGGGAGAGTTGCATAGCCGATCCATGCTCTACGAACTGCAGTAACATGTTATACGTGTAGGGTAAAGGATGGATAAACAGTTAGAATAATCAAAGAGTTGAGATTAAGTCAAGATGAAACTCAACGTATTCCATTAAAGACTCCTCATCAATCTCCATTATCGAGCCTATGAGTGGGGAGAAGTCATGTAGGGAATTTTAGTATAAATAGAGGTAGGAGGAAGGACacaattcatttttttttgcatcgAAGGAAGGACGGTGGACTCAAGAGGAAAGAATTAGAATAAAGGGAATAatagaatagaggaaaaaaatagagtagaatagagagatagagaggatactTTTGGAAGTATCAAAGAGAGTTGGTTTTTGAGATAGAGTTGGGAGTATATTGGAGATAAGGTTCGTAAGCAAGACGCGTTATCATTCGGCAGAAGGGCGTTGAGGTTTTGCATACGGGTCAACTTTGCAAAAGGTCAGGAATTTCTTTAGTTTTGGATCATTATTATTTACAAAGTCTTTGTTATAAGTAATGATTATGAATCTTGCTTATGTTATAGTTATggtgaagtatcatttattgtttgggttagttaatgaaaaatcatagaatATTAATAGCTATAGTAGTGGAATTTTGTTTAAGAATATATTGCACACTTGTTATTATATAAAAGAAATTTATGCTTGCGTTCAgaacctagttattaagatttattagacgtTGCTCTAGGAGAATCTGGAGAGTAATGGCTTACtgttgaaacattaggtttatgacttattaaatagtgtattaatatagttgtaattcttattttctggaagtctttatttgcaagttgtttatgcattgagtgttttaaggaaagattgtttgtgttaggatcatgtgtaaatggtattttctgtcaagtttaaattccaattcttgttgcattatcgttgtgtcctatgttattatgtttccttggtcaggtgtcaaggtataactttatggatgtgagccattgtatgttttgtccaaatggtcaacctttggttagtaaatcgtgtatccttcacctgaggtttgtcaggattaggtatggttgtctgtttcgccatagagttctcgtagagagagacttttcctgtagtgtcctatgagagagagtggctttccaACGGGGgttgtgcccgaagtggatgacaggataacccgtcgaaagtcggATAAacagtgataacctaataattgatttgggatgggtgagataaacattaattaagataatgtgcctcgttcataggtgtagtgcttgtacagggctcataatgttacgagaaggtctggaatggcaaacttaccaccttgtcttcatgaaaggattggtagggtccgcatgaaaCTTAATTGGAGCCGGAAgccaggagaggttaccaagacagaGATCCgggacctaggaggttgtaccatggtatccatcttaagctatgcgatgacactctctccttagagtcactagtgtttgtgagttgagtcacatgaatgtttgcagagtcatgtatttctttcgtacttgtcttatttttcttgcttgagggttttctactatctcctagcacggtggggtggttccatttcgggatcacatggtcgggtggtagtgccacttcccatcggatgttctgaaatgtatcttcaagcgaggaaggGCTTCActgatgttcttggttcgtggttcatgtactagctcttaTTTGTGACCATTGTTCAGTTGAAACCTTGAGGTCTTGTAtcgaaacttttatgtaaccttcattttgtaacattttaattcatggtatttttgtaaatatgtatttttgaatattgtaaAACAGAGAAACATTGGAATGCATGTTATTTCAGTTACTTAATCCTTTTGTATATAATAAATGTttgctttggagtactttgaattctttcattgtggaatttttatcttaaacatttaattttcctataaagctGAACAGTAGGTTTTTCTATGATGTTAATATAATTTacaaagtaatcttcgttggtgacccttagggaatcatgtgttagacttccgttgtgttagtaggcgtgcaatggttataattacgcacttgttcttttttaaaaaaaaaatttcacccttagttgcatagattgtgatgtttttcctttagggtttctggcggggcattacacaaggCTGTAAGGCGGATTGGACACTATGCTGAGTTGTGGGGATACCTCTTAAGGTAAGAGCCCCCTTCTTTACTTCAATGCCTTCCTGACcacaacttggcaataagtaagaccaaggtaaggcgaatTGGACACTGGGCTAGGTCGTGGGGATACCTCTAGAggtaaaaacaaaataaataaattatgaattgttaataaaattaaTAATGCATAAAGTAAAATCTACTCATTTTGTGAATGCAATTCACCTTAGATTATTTTaaaaagttttacaaaaatatCATTTACTAATACAATTCACACAATTATTAAGAAAAGTATTGACTTGCAACATATTAACACTATTCCATATTTGACAGTGATCCACGAGGatgcgtcccccccctttttgggcgcgtccccccgttagaaacgtctcggggacggggggacagggacgcgacgtcccccgccgtcccgccaccgccacccaagcgctgtcgggacgcggagacgtccccgcgtctcccagggagacgtggagacatCTCCTTGGGAGACATTTGGGCGTCTCCTAaagagacatggagacgcctccacgtctccttgggagacgtttgggcgtctccccaTCCTTCaagcccccaaacccccgttgaaaaatatagggggaaaccgcgccgatagaagaagggaaaatctaacctccgattttgattaggctccatataacaacacaacttagaaatcttggtatttagatttagtatttcaaatttcctatagtctcatttgaaat contains the following coding sequences:
- the LOC131866336 gene encoding uncharacterized protein LOC131866336 is translated as MSWNVRGLNAPNKRRLIKSQLDLMKCDVLLLQETKLSCQGADFLFSKWKLWNFCVSPSVEASGGLAFLWNDVSTEFKLVVSTPLWMWALSSLHGKTVVFGGDFNAISSDDEKIGGILPNKRILGDFSAFIHNNDLVDCKTLNGLFTWTNRRKDLSQIAERLDHFLVSAAWISSDMDVVASVLPYAGSDHFPIVLSILDDRAPGRSSFKFEPMWF